In a single window of the Biomphalaria glabrata chromosome 5, xgBioGlab47.1, whole genome shotgun sequence genome:
- the LOC106070875 gene encoding mediator of RNA polymerase II transcription subunit 26-like, whose translation MPLTPSQIKDKLINALDNDKNIIDEKAVEEVITLLEASNITKEILEQTRLGRDINDIRKTSKNPVIAKRAKNLVKSWKKLITPVANGQHPAQKISPGLSPAVSISNATAKNLPSPALINVRQQALKAAGPVRSPIVQPKANQQVLPTSKLAQPEAKLKQGTDKKSPMPAAIRQSQRHGNNCVNDDSNFSWPGTPPSTISDSSQDRLIGDRENQDSSSAGNRGQRTVPDKRNFNFDNSHLVHSAESTAKSLNRASDQREVSKTNIANRKRARPSEFDDSNDSSVYIPSSKQPHLVSSSPSLSTFNRNDVINGTVKKKSIKSPGVNARDNVATDFKTMVSSSSRNSLNDQSDASMSFNRSQQKFAALRQDSVDSRVSVQSSDSRRIKEKHSKVKTTEQLLEDMQKRLATTVDTNVIAQLRTNQMKKDTDTQKIVLPSGSKHRGRKKKQDRGLPDTESASDGRKLAQTKNEYIERFLLTSVAPVPGEDAFEHSLPSRQDSLDEHHINLGGCSSSFSQSVYDPGFSYSGRQDKPDSGPSASPPEARDISEVMGSLPSTSASLESSVRLSEEQVLARLPPIDYGNIDWTMHDYPAPQELPVTAGLVDRLHKDNIPGLNGTYDFVGQFKKWHETLTLDTVNGEPLYILPYVIPND comes from the exons ATGCCCCTAACTCCTTCTCAAATTAAAGATAAGCTTATAAATGCACTCGACAACGATAAAAAT ATCATTGATGAGAAAGcagttgaagaagttattacACTTTTGGAGGCCAGTAACATCACGAAGGAAATTTTAGAG caaacaCGCTTGGGACGAGACATCAATGATATTcgcaaaacaagcaaaaatccAGTGATAGCCAAACGAGCTAAAAATCTGGTGAAATCATGGAAAAAATTAATAACACCAGTTGCCAATGGTCAACATCCTGCTCAGAAAATAAGCCCTGGTCTTTCTCCGGCTGTCAGTATCAGCAATGCCACAGCCAAAAATCTGCCCTCTCCTGCTTTGATAAATGTACGTCAGCAGGCCTTAAAAGCTGCTGGGCCAGTGAGAAGCCCAATTGTACAGCCCAAAGCCAACCAGCAAGTATTGCCTACTTCAAAGTTAGCGCAGCCAGAGGCCAAACTAAAGCAAGGCACAGACAAAAAATCACCCATGCCTGCTGCAATAAGACAATCTCAAAGACATgggaataattgtgtaaatgaTGATTCTAACTTTAGTTGGCCTGGGACTCCTCCCTCTACCATCAGTGACAGCAGCCAAGACCGTCTTATTGGTGATCGTGAGAATCAAGATTCTTCATCGGCAGGAAATAGGGGTCAAAGGACAGTGCCAGACAAACGTAATTTCAATTTCGATAACAGTCATTTGGTTCATTCCGCTGAGTCCACAGCAAAGTCATTAAATAGGGCATCAGATCAAAGAGAAGTGTCAAAAACTAACATAGCCAATCGTAAAAGAGCACGACCCAGTGAGTTTGATGATTCTAATGATTCATCAGTTTATATACCATCGTCTAAACAGCCCCATCTTGTTTCTTCATCTCCAAGTCTTTCAACTTTTAACAGAAATGATGTGATAAATggtacagttaaaaaaaaaagtataaaatctCCAGGGGTCAATGCTCGTGATAATGTGGCCACTGATTTTAAAACTATGGTATCTTCCTCTTCTAGAAACAGCCTCAATGACCAATCAGATGCTTCCATGTCATTTAATCGCAGTCAACAAAAATTTGCAGCTTTACGGCAGGACAGTGTTGACTCCAGGGTCTCTGTTCAGTCATCTGATTCTAGGAGGATTAAGGAAAAACATAGCAAGGTCAAAACAACTGAACAACTTCTTGAAGATATGCAGAAAAGGTTGGCAACTACAGTGGATACTAATGTCATTGCTCAACTTAGGACTAACCAAATGAAAAAAGATACAGACACACAGAAAATTGTTCTTCCATCTGGTTCCAAACATAGAGGTCGTAAAAAGAAACAGGATCGGGGTCTCCCAGACACAGAATCTGCATCAGACGGTCGCAAATTggcacaaacaaaaaatgaatacattgaaAGATTTCTTCTAACTTCAGTTGCTCCTGTTCCTGGAGAGGATGCTTTTGAACATTCATTGCCTTCAAGGCAAGACTCTCTGGATGAGCATCATATAAATTTAGGTGGATGTAGTTCGTCGTTTTCTCAATCTGTTTATGACCCTGGCTTTTCTTACTCAGGACGCCAGGATAAGCCAGATTCAGGGCCTTCTGCCAGCCCACCTGAAGCCAGAGACATTTCTGAAGTTATGGGTTCATTACCTTCTACATCAGCATCACTAGAATCTTCTGTTCGCCTTTCAGAAGAACAAGTTCTAGCTCGTCTCCCTCCCATTGATTATGGTAATATAGATTGGACAATGCATGACTATCCTGCTCCTCAGGAGCTACCAGTGACTGCTGGACTTGTGGATAGGTTACACAAAGATAATATTCCTGGTCTAAATGGGACATATGACTTTGTAGGACAGTTCAAGAAATGGCATGAAACGCTTACTTTGGATACTGTAAATGGTGAACCACTCTACATTCTGCCCTATGTGATCCCTAATGACTGA